A window from Physeter macrocephalus isolate SW-GA chromosome 11, ASM283717v5, whole genome shotgun sequence encodes these proteins:
- the FES gene encoding tyrosine-protein kinase Fes/Fps isoform X3, producing MGFSSELCSPQGHGAVQQMQEAELRLLEGMRKWMAQRVKSDREYAGLLHHMSLQDSGGQSRGISPQSPISQSWAEITSQTEGLSRLLRQHAEDLNSGPLSKLSLLIRERQQLRKTYNEQWQQLQQELNKTHSQDIEKLKSQYRALVRDSAQARRKYQEASKDKDRDKAKDKYVRSLWKLFAHHNRYVLGVRAAQLHHQHHHRLMLPGLLQSLQDLHQEMACILKEILQEYLEISSLVQDEVVAIHQEMAAAVAHIQPEAEYQGFLQQYGSTPDVPPCVTFDESLLEEAELLEPGELQLNELTVESVQHTLTSVTEELAVATETVLSRQEVVTQLQHELWTEEQTTHPRERVQLLGKKQVLQEALQGLQVALCSQAKLQAQQELLQAKLEQLGPGEPLPVLLLQDDRHSTSSSEQEREGGRTPTLEILKSHISGIFRPKFSLPPLLQLVPEVQKPLHEQLWYHGAIPRAEVAELLTHSGDFVVRESQGKQEYVLSVLWDGQPRHFIIQYADGSRPPQQWRLLTPVPPTPQNLYRLEGDGFPSIPLLVDHLLRSQQPLTKKSGIILNRAVPKDKWALSHEDLVLGEQIGRGNFGEVFSGRLRADNTLVAVKSCRETLPPDLKAKFLQEARILKQYSHPNIVRLIGVCTQKQPIYIVMELVQGGDFLTFLRTEGARLRVKTLLQMVGDAAAGMEYLESKCCIHRDLAARNCLVTEKNVLKISDFGMSREEADGIYAASGGLRQVPVKWTAPEALNYGRYSSESDVWSFGILLWETFSLGASPYPNLSNQQTREFVEKGGRLPCPELCPDAVFRLMEQCWASEPGQRPSFSTIYQELQSIRKRHR from the exons ATGGGCTTCTCTTCGGAGCTGTGCAGTCCCCAGGGCCACGGGGCAGTGCAGCAGATGCAGGAGGCCGAGCTTCGGCTGCTGGAGGGCATGAGGAAGTGGATGGCCCAGCGGGTCAAGAGCGACAGAGAATACGCTGGGCTGCTGCACCACATGTCACTGCAGGACAGCGGGGGCCAGAGCCGGGGCATCAGCCCCCAGAGCCCCATCAGTCAG TCCTGGGCAGAGATCACCAGCCAGACGGAGGGCCTGAGCCGGTTGCTGAGGCAGCACGCAGAAGATCTGAACTCAGGGCCGCTGAGCAAGCTGAGCCTGTTGATCCGGGAGCGGCAGCAGCTGCGCAAGACTTACAACGAGCAGTGGCAGCAGCTCCAGCAGGAGCTCAACaag aCCCACAGCCAGGACATTGAGAAGCTTAAGAGCCAGTACCGAGCCCTGGTACGGGACAGCGCCCAGGCCCGACGCAAGTACCAGGAGGCCAGCAAAG ACAAAGACCGTGACAAGGCCAAGGACAAGTACGTGCGCAGCTTGTGGAAGCTCTTCGCTCACCACAACCGCTACGTGCTGGGCGTGCGGGCCGCGCAGCtacaccaccagcaccaccaccggCTCATGCTGCCCGGCCTGCTCCAGTCCCTGCAGGACCTGCACCAGGAGATGGCGTGCATCTT gaaggagatcCTGCAGGAATACCTGGAGATTAGCAGCCTGGTGCAGGACGAGGTGGTGGCCATTCACCAGGAGATGGCTGCAGCGGTTGCCCACATCCAGCCCGAGGCCGAGTACCAAGGCTTCCTGCAACAGTATGG GTCCACGCCTGACGTCCCACCCTGTGTCACCTTTGATGAGTCGCTGCTTGAGGAGGCTGAACTGCTGGAGCCCGGGGAGCTGCAGCTGAACGAGCTGACTGTGGAAAGCGTGCAGCACAC GCTGACCTCAGTGACAGAAGAACTGGCCGTGGCCACTGAGACAGTGCTCAGCCGGCAGGAGGTGGTCACTCAGCTGCAGCACGAGCTCTGGACTGAGGAGCAGACCACCCACCCCCGGGAGCG GGTGCAGCTGCTGGGCAAGAAGCAGGTGCTGCAGGAGGCACTGCAGGGGCTGCAGGTAGCGCTGTGCAGCCAGGCCAAGCTGCAAGCCCAGCAGGAGCTGCTGCAGGCCAAGCTGGAGCAGCTAGGCCCCGGTGAGCCCCTGCCTGTGCTGCTCCTGCAGGACGACCGCCACTCCACCTCGTCCTCG GAGCAGGAGCGAGAAGGGGGAAGAACACCCACCCTGGAGATCCTTAAGAGCCACATCTCAGGAATCTTCCGCCCCAAGTTCTCG CTCCCCCCACTGCTGCAGCTCGTTCCAGAGGTGCAGAAGCCCCTGCATGAGCAGCTGTGGTACCACGGAGCCATCCCGCGGGCAGAGGTGGCTGAGCTGCTGACACACTCTGGGGACTTCGTGGTCCGGGAGAGCCAGGGCAAGCAGGAGTACGTGCTGTCTGTGCTGTGGGACGGCCAGCCCCGACACTTCATCATCCAGTATGCTGAT ggcTCACGCCCCCCTCAGCAATGGAGGCTGTTGACACCAGTTCCCCCTACCCCGCAGAACCTGTACCGACTGGAAGGAGATGGCTTTCCCAGCATTCCCTTGCTCGTAGACCACCTGTTGCGCTCCCAGCAGCCCCTCACCAAGAAGAGCGGTATCATCCTGAACAGGGCTGTGCCCAAG gacAAGTGGGCACTAAGCCACGAGGACCTGGTGTTGGGTGAGCAGATTGGGCGG GGGAACTTTGGCGAAGTATTCAGCGGACGCCTGAGAGCGGACAACACCCTGGTGGCCGTGAAATCTTGCCGCGAGACGCTCCCACCCGACCTCAAGGCCAAGTTTCTGCAGGAAGCGAG gatcCTGAAGCAGTACAGCCACCCCAACATCGTGCGTCTCATCGGCGTCTGCACCCAGAAGCAGCCCATCTACATAGTCATGGAGCTTGTGCAGG gAGGCGACTTCCTGACCTTCCTCCGGACAGAGGGAGCCCGCCTGAGGGTGAAGACTCTGCTGCAGATGGTAGGGGACGCGGCTGCGGGCATGGAGTATCTGGAGAGCAAGTGCTGCATCCACCG GGACCTGGCCGCTCGGAACTGTCTAGTGACAGAGAAGAACGTCCTGAAGATCAGTGACTTTGGGATGTCCCGGGAGGAAGCCGACGGGATCTACGCAGCCTCGGGGGGTCTCAGACAAGTTCCCGTGAAGTGGACCGCACCGGAGGCCCTGAACTACG GCCGCTACTCCTCCGAGAGCGACGTGTGGAGCTTTGGCATCTTGCTCTGGGAGACCTTCAGCCTGGGGGCCTCCCCCTACCCCAACCTCAGCAATCAGCAGACTCGGGAGTTTGTGGAAAAGG GGGGCCGCCTGCCTTGCCCTGAACTGTGCCCCGACGCTGTGTTCAGACTCATGGAGCAGTGCTGGGCCTCCGAGCCCGGGCAGCGACCCAGCTTCAGCACCATCTACCAGGAGCTGCAGAGCATCCGAAAGCGGCATCGGTGA